From the genome of Colletotrichum higginsianum IMI 349063 chromosome 4, whole genome shotgun sequence, one region includes:
- a CDS encoding Mitochondrial dicarboxylate: MKDDIKTHAVASLFAGTAATTICAPADVLKSRIQSAAASGPGANSLLRIVQTGLREEGAIFLMKGWTPAWLRLTPNTVLTFVFMEQLRQLTQWQFAAPVETMKA; the protein is encoded by the exons ATGAAAGACGATATCAAAACGCACGCCGTGGCCTCCCTGTTcgcggggacggcggcgacgaccatCTGCGCGCCGGCCGATGTCCTCAAGAGCAGGATCCAAAGCGCTGCCGCGAGCGGGCCGGGGGCAAAC TCTTTGCTTCGTATCGTGCAAACCGGCCTCCGCGAAGAAGGGGCGATATTCCTCATGAAGGGCTGGACGCCGGCGTGGTTGAGACTGAC GCCAAACACGGTCCTGACTTTTGTCTTCATGGAGCAGCTGCGGCAACTGACCCAGTGGCAGTTCGCTGCTCCGGTCGAGACGATGAAGGCTTGA
- a CDS encoding Zn 2cys6 transcription factor: MEDPQSLRPKQAACLVCRRSKIKCDYSPHENKCKRCIQLDSECVRPTFHAGRQKGIKNKRKGLDKALYQIEQAIKRARTGEQNSEDDKAIGNLQALLEGSRASRSATASSHLGRRSSSQFNSPDQPDLSSDDDDDDLNNTPDSNAYVSLHHPHRNSINNEESLAIDDAENPLQLLARASNLQLSPQPISGLSPKQSGFRASRKKQAVIEHQQQQHQQHQQHQQQQHHQLQQQFQHQHQHLQLPQSDEDSEMQSFFTAVRVNFDVGDDIDPITLGLVTQEEAESLFAFFHGKLAHTRWGLDPKIYTPAFTRTRSAFLCTSIMAASALFLPSAGALSKRLSSHCKALAHRVIAKRQRSVEIVLAFMVNVPWMFPGQHSTDDETCWYVNTAATIAIDLSLHKLLIPMEALGSGSDNMALARGDCLDPRTALAMDGFSFVEHTSDLGQRLLRRRERCWIALFVLERGMSLARGRPYTVPVTRVIKDCDQWHRSSIADPMDGHLVSMAVLRRDLDGLLNTVRALCDGSQGISTDGGLIAQSIESAIERFFDQWLTEWGFSIGTGPQRRLPPYVEILVTHTRLSTYGGVINHPTAPMEVRQFFRTAGLSSAVTVMRAAIQGESQLQSIPNNTTIMVSFAACFALTLSAYATGSSNLAPSIRNLIEETADVLERIGSATKHRNGLSTLYGKYLRHIVKKAATAVDGQPFQMNIHQPDPTIPRSGQLGTPSSAVSASPSINPIAPPPVSQPPYVEPQLWPGTLHFSSMSDDQIAEVLNQPGNEFDPSFAGLSWEDMNNFDWLSWPNLTEFGV, encoded by the exons ATGGAGGATCCTCAATCGCTACGTCCAAAGCAGGCCGCCTGTCTGGTCTGCCGCCGAAGTAAGATCAAGTGCGACTATTCTCCGCATGAGAACAAATGCAAGAGGTGCATTCAGCTCGACTCTGAGTGCGTGCGGCCTACATTCCATGCTGGAAGGCAGAAGGGCATCAAGAA CAAGCGCAAGGGCCTAGACAAGGCTCTCTACCAGATAGAGCAGGCCATCAAGAGGGCAAGGACCGGCGAGCAGAACTCGGAAGATGACAAGGCCATCGGCAATCTCCAGGCGCTCCTGGAGGgctctcgagcttctcggtCAGCTACCGCCTCCTCACACTTAGGGcgccgctcgtcgtcgcagTTCAACAGCCCCGACCAACCCGACCTCTCatccgacgacgatgacgatgacctcAACAACACGCCGGACAGCAACGCGTACGTGAGTCTGCACCATCCTCATCgcaacagcatcaacaacGAGGAGAGCCTGGCCatcgacgatgccgagaacCCGCTCCAGCTCCTGGCGCGCGCCTCGAACCTGCAGCTTTCGCCCCAGCCCATCAGCGGCCTCTCGCCAAAGCAGTCTGGTTTCCGCGCCAGCCGCAAGAAGCAAGCCGTCATCGAgcatcaacagcagcagcaccaacagcaccagcagcaccagcagcaacagcaccaCCAGCTGCAGCAACAGTTtcagcatcagcaccagcacctCCAGCTGCCCCAGTCCGACGAGGACTCGGAGATGCAGTCCTTCTTCACCGCCGTCCGCGTCAActtcgacgtcggcgacgacatAGATCCCATCACGTTGGGTCTCGTGACTCAAGAGGAGGCAGAATCTCTCTTCGCTTT CTTCCATGGCAAGCTTGCTCACACCCGCTGGGGGCTTGATCCCAAGATCTACACCCCGGCCTTCACGCGTACGCGCTCTGCCTTCCTGTGCACCTCCATCATGGCCGCGTcggccctcttcctcccctccgccGGCGCGCTGTCCAAGAGGCTGTCCAGCCACTGCAAGGCCCTCGCCCACAGGGTCATCGCCAAGCGGCAGAGGTCCGTCGAGATCGTCCTCGCCTTCATGGTCAACGTCCCGTGGATGTTCCCGGGCCAGCAcagcaccgacgacgagacgtGCTGGTACGTCAACACGGCcgccaccatcgccatcgacTTGTCCCTGCACAAGCTCCTGATCCCCATGGAAGCTCTTGGCTCTGGCTCCGACAACATGGCGCTCGCACGCGGCGACTGCCTCGACCCTCGCACGGCGCTCGCCATGGACGGCTTCAGCTTCGTCGAGCACACCTCAGACCTCGGCCAGcgtctcctccgccgccgcgagcgcTGCTGGatcgccctcttcgtcctcgagcgaGGCATGTCGCTTGCGCGTGGCCGGCCCTACACCGTGCCGGTGACCCGCGTCATCAAGGACTGCGACCAGTGGCACAGATCCAGCATCGCAGACCCCATGGACGGCCACCTCGTGTCCATGGCCGTCCTCCGCCGAGACCTGGACGGCCTGCTCAACACGGTCCGCGCGCTCTGCGACGGATCGCAGGGGATCTCTACGGATGGCGGGCTCATTGCCCAGTCCATCGAGAGCGCCATCGAGCGCTTCTTCGACCAGTGGCTTACAGAATGGGGGTTCTCCATCGGCACGGGGCCCCAACGCCGTCTCCCTCCTTACGTCGAGATTCTCGTCACGCACACGCGGCTCTCGACCtacggcggcgtcatcaaccacccgacggcgccgatggaaGTCCGACAGTTCTTCCGCACGGCTGGACTCTCGTCGGCCGTGACGGTCATGCGCGCGGCGATCCAAGGGGAGTCGCAGCTGCAGTCGATCCCgaacaacaccaccatcatgGTGTCGTTTGCCGCCTGCTTCGCGCTGACGCTGAGCGCCTACGCCACGGGCAGCTCGAACCTGGCACCCAGCATCCGGAACCTCATTGAAGAGACGGCCGACGTGTTGGAACGTATTGGATCCGCTACGAAGCACAGAAATGGCCTGTCTACACTATACGGGAAATACCTGAGACACATCGTCAAGAAGGcggccaccgccgtcgacggccagccTTTCCAGATGAATATCCATCAACCCGACCCGACCATCCCCCGGAGCGGCCAGCTCgggacgccctcgtcggccgtTTCAGCTTCGCCTTCCATCAACCCGAtagcgccgccgcccgtctcgcAACCTCCCTACGTCGAGCCCCAGCTGTGGCCGGGCACTCTTCACTTCTCCAGCATGTCGGACGACCAGATTGCCGAGGTCCTCAACCAGCCCGGCAACGAGTTCGACCCCTCCTTCGCGGGGCTGTCCTGGGAAGACATGAACAACTTTGACTGGTTGAGCTGGCCCAACCTGACAGAGTTTGGGGTTTGA
- a CDS encoding mitochondrial dicarboxylate transporter yields MAGGNKQKEPFWLGGAAASMAVCFTHPLDQTKYRMQVIRSRESMFRAMYRFAARDGVFSLWSGLSASIFRQTTYSTARFGLYNYFAQRAKQWTGKDKLTTAMTISCAGLAGGMAGLVGNPAEVVLVRMCADGAKNIGERFTYSNAIEGLYRIGREEGLGAFTRGISANVVRSVLMSESTKVSERTDTFDWELTKD; encoded by the exons ATGGCCGGCGGTAACAAGCAAAAGGAGCCCTTCTGGCTAGG CGGTGCtgcggcctcgatggccgTCTGCTTCA CGCATCCACTCGACCAGACAAAATA TCGAATGCAGGTCATCAGATCACGAGAATCCATGTTTCGAGCAATGTACCGGTTCGCAGCGCGAGACG GCGTCTTCTCTCTTTGGTCGGGACTCTCGGCATCCATCTTTCGACAGACGACCTACTCGACCGCGAGGTTCGGCCTCTACAACTACTTTGCGCAACGGGCGAAACAATGGACCGGAAAAGACAAGCTGACAACGGCCATGACGATATCCTGTGCCGGGTTAGCAGGAGGCATGGCCGGGCTGGTGGGAAATCCTGCCGAG gtcgtcctcgtccggaTGTGCGCCGACGGAGCGAAAAACATCGGCGAACGGTTCACGTACTCCAACGCCATCGAGGGGCTTTACAGGATAGGCAGAGAGGAAGGCCTGGGCGCATTCACACGAGGCATCTCGGCCAACGTTGTCCGCAGCGTACTCATGAGTGAGTCAACAAAGGTCTCGGAAAGGACTGACACGTTCGATTGGGAGCTAACTAAGGATTGA
- a CDS encoding Fumarylacetoacetate hydrolase family protein, which translates to MSVPWKRLIRFVANDGRVLRGEPILPHEGYDLGDTTEETKLKANVVVGSDIYDISGKTRVTDEVVVVKKLLGPLAPEDVPILRCVGLNYATHIREAGRKPPPFPFIFFKPNTTVLDHGADVVIPKICQDDQADYEGELCLVIGKDAKDVSVSEALDYVAAYTCGNDISSRKLQRDPAFAGNVPQWGFSKGFDTFAPLGPCLVRPDLVGDPGSLLLQTRVDGEVRQKEGVDDLLFDCAYIISYLSSGTTLQKGSVIMTGTPGGVGAGFNPPRWLLPGNQMEVSITNIGTLKNGVKFA; encoded by the exons ATGTCTGTGCCCTGGAAGCGACTTATTCGCTTTGTCGCCAACGATGGGAGGGTGCTCAGGGGCGAGCCCATTCTTCCACATGAAGGCTACGATTTGGGAGACACCACAGAAGAAACAAAGCTCAAGGCCAATGTGGTTGTTGGATCTGACATCTACGATATATCTGGCAAGACCAGAGTTACCGACGAGGTTGTCGTGGTGAAGAAGCTGCTCGGCCCGCTGGCCCCAGAAGACGTGCCGATCCTGCGATGCGTCGGACTCAACTATGCCACTCACA TCAGGGAGGCCGGTCggaagccgccgccctttCCCTTCATCTTTTTCAAGCCAAACACAACTGTCTTGGACCACGGCGCCGATGTAGTCATTCCTAAGATATGTCAGGATGACCAGGCTGACTACGAGGGCGAGTTGTGTCTTGTGATTGGCAAGGATGCTAAAGATGTGTCAGTGTCAGAAGCGCTGGACTATGTTGCTGCTTATACTTGTGGCAACGACATCTCATCTAGAAAGCTCCAACGCGACCCTGCTTTTGCGGGCAATGTGCCCCAGTGGGGGTTTTCCAAGGGATTTGACACATTCGCACCCTTGGGGCCTTGCCTGGTCCGGCCTGATCTTGTCGGAGATCCCGGATCGCTCTTGTTACAGACTagggtcgacggcgaagtGAGGCAGAAGGAGGGGGTCGACGATTTGCTCTTCGACTGCGCCTACATCATCTCGTACCTCTCCTCTGGAACAACGCTACAAAAGGGCTCGGTCATCATGACGGGGACTCCGGGTG GGGTTGGTGCGGGTTTCAACCCTCCACGGTGGCTTTTGCCAGGAAACCAGATGGAAGTCAGCATCACTAACATTGGTACGCTGAAGAACGGCGTCAAGTTTGCGTAG